The following proteins come from a genomic window of Rutidosis leptorrhynchoides isolate AG116_Rl617_1_P2 chromosome 10, CSIRO_AGI_Rlap_v1, whole genome shotgun sequence:
- the LOC139870847 gene encoding uncharacterized protein encodes MSESLSDSDSAMLDFVRQYLLEDPDIESPFPPTNTSSPDKPNFSRSSSFTSPFSFDNSIEPSFCIDTFVDSLTSVISTSSKSSEVNSNTFLHDNLLTSSCSESTQSQSKTYTRTQSQSSINHTPNVFQVTNYWEGGPPLDSPSSSYNIEEIKPQFKVDFGKNEKVIKKNDQKNKDWRRFRGVRRRPWGKFAAEIKNPNKKGARIWIGTFSTPEEAALAYDQVAFKIRGSRAMVNFPHLIGVKTINPLCSLSEAALECKLKGKGFIQKTEK; translated from the coding sequence ATGTCAGAAAGCCTCTCAGATTCGGATTCAGCAATGCTCGATTTCGTTCGACAATACCTTCTCGAAGATCCCGATATCGAGTCACCTTTTCCACCCACAAATACTTCGTCACCTGATAAACCAAATTTCAGCCGGAGTTCAAGTTTCACAAGTCCCTTTTCGTTTGATAATTCCATCGAACCATCATTTTGCATCGATACATTTGTCGATTCACTTACTTCTGTCATAAGTACTTCATCCAAATCATCAGAAGTTAATAGTAACACATTTTTGCATGATAATTTACTAACGAGTTCATGCAGTGAGTCAACTCAAAGCCAAAGTAAAACCTACACTCGTACTCAATCTCAATCCTCAATTAATCATACTCCAAATGTCTTTCAAGTTACTAACTATTGGGAAGGTGGGCCACCACTTGATAGTCCAAGTTCATCGTATAATATTGAAGAGATCAAACCACAATTTAAAGTTGATTTTGGAAAAAATGAAAAGGTAATTAAGAAAAATGACCAAAAAAATAAAGACTGGAGAAGGTTTAGAGGCGTAAGAAGACGTCCATGGGGAAAATTTGCAGCCGAAATAAAGAATCCGAATAAAAAAGGTGCACGAATTTGGATTGGAACGTTTTCAACACCCGAAGAAGCTGCGTTGGCTTATGATCAAGTGGCTTTCAAGATTCGTGGTTCACGAGCTATGGTTAACTTTCCACATCTGATTGGTGTAAAAACGATAAATCCGTTATGTTCTTTGTCTGAAGCTGCATTGGAATGTAAGTTGAAAGGTAAAGGCTTCATACAAAAAACCGAAAAGTAG